From the Solanum stenotomum isolate F172 chromosome 4, ASM1918654v1, whole genome shotgun sequence genome, one window contains:
- the LOC125862168 gene encoding profilin-like, translated as MSWQTYIDDHLMCEIEGGGQLKAAAIVGHDGSVWAQSTTFPKFKEEEIKPILIEFNDPGHLAPTGIFLGGTKYMVIQGEFGAVIRGKKGSGGITIKKTDKALLFGIYDEPVVAGQCNLIVERLGDHLIDQDL; from the exons ATGTCATGGCAAACGTACATAGATGACCATTTGATGTGTGAAATTGAAGGCGGCGGCCAACTTAAGGCCGCCGCCATCGTTGGCCACGACGGCTCCGTCTGGGCCCAAAGCACCACCTTCCCTAAG TTTAAAGAAGAGGAAATTAAGCCTATATTGATTGAATTTAATGACCCAGGCCATCTAGCACCAACAGGAATATTTCTTGGAGGAACAAAATATATGGTGATTCAAGGAGAATTTGGTGCTGTCATTCGTGGAAAAAAG GGTTCAGGAGGAATAACTATCAAGAAGACAGATAAAGCTTTGTTATTTGGTATTTATGATGAGCCTGTTGTTGCTGGACAATGCAATTTGATTGTTGAGAGATTGGGAGATCATCTCATTGATCAAGACCTCTAG